CTCACCGGCCAGCTGGAGCGACCGGACTCCTCGCTCCACGTATTGCATCCGGCTGATGCGCGCGCGAATTCCCTCGTTCTCGAACGATCCGGTCTCGACGATTGCATCGTTGTCGGCCGTGCGATTGTACAACGCGTTGAGCGAGATGCGCGAGGCATCCCCAATAAGAGTGCTGAGGTTCGCGAGGCCGCCCCAGAGAACGCTCTGACTCGACCGCTGCCCTACGAAGCGATCGATCTCTCTCGTTTCGCCCGTCGTGTTACCGCGATCTGCAAGAGCGCGCACCTGGCCGTCCCGGAAGTCCGTGGCGGACGAGTACGTGCCGGAGAAGAGGTACCCTATACGATGTGAGAAGAGAATTGGGTCGTTGCCGCCGAACGACAGCGACGCCGACGCGACTGGCGGTGCAGTTCCGCTCTCGGGCGTCCACGCATTTCGGAACCGGCTGACGATCAGATCCTTGTCGCCCTGATTCAGGTTGATTCCCTGGAAGTTGCCGAGCGACCGCACGAGTGAAGGCAGATCGCGTCCGGTATTGACCATGCCGAGCCGCTCGCCTCCCGTCGTTCTGCCGGCGAGAATACTCGCGCCGGTAGTGCCGGGCTCGTAGCCTCCACCGAGCTGGAGCGACCAGGTGCGGCGCACGGGAAATTCGCGCGTCCTGATGTCGACGAGCGCGCCTGAAAAATCGCCCTGCAGGTTTGGCGTGAACGTCTTCGTGGTCGTTATTGACTGCACCAGTCCGGCGGGGAACATGTCGAGCGGTACGACGCGCTTCTCCGGCTCCGGGCTGGGGACGCGAGCACCGTTCAGCGAGCTCGTCGTGTAGCGCTCCCCGAGCCCGCGAACGAAGACGTACTTGTTGTCCTGAACAGTTACGCCGCTAACACGCTGTACCGCCTGGGCTGCATTGCCGTCGGGACTTTTGCTTATCTGTTCGGCGGTGACGGAATTGACCACGCCAACCGCTGTGCGCTGCGAGTCGAGCGCGTCTCTCACCGTACCCCGCTCCGCCGACGCGGTGACCACCTGGGTGGTGAGCTCCACCGTCGCGGCCGTAAGAGTGATGTTCTGCTCCAGCGTCCGGCCGGCTTCGAGAAGAATGCCCGTGACGGTCTTTGGCGCGAAGCCGATGCGGCGCACGTGCAGCGTGACCGTCCCGGCGGGGACATTGGTCAGCGAGAAGCGGCCATCGAGAGCCGTCGACACTCCGCTCGTTGTGCCGACCACCTGGACGCCGACGTCCACGATGCCCTGGCCGGTGACCGCATCGATAACGCGTCCAACGATCCGGCCGGTCGGGCTCTCCTGAGCACCAGCAGCCTCACCGAATGTGACCAGTGCGCAAACACAAAGTATGGAGGATAGTCGCAAGGGAACCTGTCGTTGTGGTGGTATGGTGCAAATCGGCAGGCGTCAGGCATTCGCTGGCTCCTGCCCTGGAAAGAACACTGCACGGAGAGGGTCTTGATTCCGCGACGGAATTGCATCGGACGCGTAACGGCGCCTCGTTACGCGAGCTATTTTGCGGTCAGCCCCTCATGACCGTGGCACTGCCCGAGAAATTTTCCATGACCGTACCTCCTACGACTCCCCCCGAGACCCCACCGGTAGCTCCGAAATCGTCGCTGTTCCCGCTGGCGATTCTCGCGGTTGGCCTGCTGATCCTGCTCGCCGCCGGTTACTGCACGGTGAAGACAGTCCCGAGGCTGATCGGCTTCGGCGGTGGCGGGACAACCGTCACCCACGATCTCGTGGTTGACCGCATGCGAACAGTCGCCAAGCTCGTCTCGAGCGAGACGACCGTGCGCGATGTCGTCATCTATCAGAACACGCGATACGGATCGACTAAGCGAACGCTCGTCGTCGTCACCGGCCGGCTTCTCGCGGGAATCAATCTCGAGGCCAACCCCAGCGTCCGCATCGACAATGACTCGAAGAGCATCGCGATGGAGCTGCCGCCCGCGCAGCTTATCGGAGTCGAGGTTCTCGACCTCAGGACTTACGACGAGCGAGCGGGATTGTGGAATCCCTTCACTCCCGCCGACCGCGATTCGATTCAGCGCCAGGTTCGCGCGCAGCTGACCAAGGCAGGCAACGACAGCGAGATTCTCGAGCACGCAAACCGCAGCGCAGTAGAGATGCTCCGTACGATGCTGGCGCAGGACGGCTACCGTGTGGAAGTGAATATCAGGGGGAAACCGAAGCCGACGGGCGTGGATCGCTGAACCAGAAGACTCACGATCGTGGCTCTTGCAAGCCGCCGGGCCGACCCGTCAGAAAGCTGAGATTTCCGTACATTTAATCCGGAGGATCTCCAATGTCTGAATCCAATCGGGGCGGGTGGAGGACGTGCAGCCGAGGTCATAAGTACCGGGGGCCCGGTGGATGCCCGATTTGCTGGAAACGAAGTCATCCTGCCGGTCGGAAGTCCGCGAAGCCCCGGCGGAAATCCGCGTGACCGGAGTGCAAATGACCGGCTCTTCAGAAGTCTCGACTGAAGCTGCACGCGCCAGCGAGGCCGGTCCCGACCCGGGCCCGCGGCCGCTCGATAACCAGCTCGACGTCTACGGCCTTACGCATCCCGGCAAGAAGCGCCCGAATAACGAGGATCATTTCCTCATCTGCGCTCTTCAAAAGCAGATGGAGGTTTACCACACCAGTCTGCCCGATACATCGCACCTGGGTTCCAACGAGCGGATGGCGTTTCTCGCCATGGTGGCCGACGGCGTGGGCGGGGCCGCAGCGGGTGAAGAAGCGAGTCGCCTCGCACTCGAGGCGGTGACCCGGTACGTGTCCGGAGCGCTGCACTGCTACTACACGAGCGATCCGCACGACGACACGAGCTTCATGCACGAGCTCGAGGAGGCCGCGCTCAAGGTGCACAACGAGATCGCCGCCACATCCGCGTCGGATAGGAGTTTACGCGGAATGGCCACGACGCTGACGCTTTTTCTCGGAATCTGGCCGCGGGGTTACATGCTGCAGGTGGGGGACAGCCGCGCGTACACCCTGAAGGACGGGAAGCTGACCCAGACGACCCGCGATCAGACCATGGCCGAAGAGCTGATCGATCAGGGAGTATTCACGCGCACAGACGCGGCGCAGACGAAATGGGCGCACGTATTGTCGAGCGCGATCGGAGGCCCCCAGGCTGCACCCGTTGTAAGAGGGTTCGACCAGGCGTGGGGACAAGTCGGGCTGATGTGCAGCGACGGTCTCACGCGTCACGTGTCAGACGATCAGATCCGCGACCGTCTCATGTCGTTGACGTCATCGCGCCAGGCGTGTGAGACCCTCCTGCAGGATGCGCTCGACGCTGGCGGCGCGGACAACATCACGATCATCGTCGCCCGGACAATAGGCGGAAAACAGAAGGAATAGCGAAAAAAACCGGATGAACGTTTCAGGCTCATCCGGCTTTCGGCGTTTCCTTCAACGCGGCGGCTAACGAGCCACTATGTCTGCCTCCACATCAGAGTCGGTATCCGACTCGGGCTTGGATTCCCAGTCATTTGCCGATTCACGGCCGACGATCTGCGCTCTGGTCTCGACGTAGCGAATGAGGGCCAGCAGCCTCTTCGATTCGAGCGGCAGCTCGAGCGCGGCGAGCGTTGCACGTTGAACCCGCGGAGGCATTGGCACGGCGGCAGCATCCTCACCATGAAATACGAGAAACGCGCCGCCCTCGGCGAGGGGAACACGCAGCGTCATCCGGATTTCGTCGATCGCGGAGCGCTCCACCAGCACGACGATCGGCCGGAGATCTCCGACAGAGTCGAGTGCATCGGTGAGACTTGGAGAGAAAACAAGCTGGTGACCAGCGGCGGTGAGCGTTTGTGAGGCTCCTTCGATGAGCGCCGTATCGGTTCCGATAATCAGCAACATCGCCATGCTTCCACTCCTTCGCCCACTGGGCCTGCCAAAGCCGTGAATCCCAACATCACCGCTTCCTGACTATGGCAAAAGCGGAGCCATGCGGGAAGCACCTCACTGGCTCCTGCGGACGATGCAACTAACAAAAAGCAATTTCTAAGAGGGTCCGTCGGTCCAGGCCGAATCTGTCAAGGCTATATCAATCCAAGTACCGCGGCCTGAATAAAACCTATGAGGAAGTAGGCGATGATCGGCGTGATATCGATCATGCCGAGCGTCGGAATCACCTGCCGGAGCGGTCTCAGGATCGGCTCGGTCACTACGTACGACCAGTGAATCCATTTCGAGTGAGGCGAGACCGGCAGCCACGAGCTCACAACGCGGACGAGCAGTGCGATCCGCACGAAGTCGAACGCCCAGGACACGAGCAGCCTGAACATTTCGCGCGGTCCACCCCGAACGGCGAAGGTCAGTCCGTACATCTGGGCGCGAATGAAATCGAGCAGGCTGATGACGAGGATTCCGCCGATGACGACGGCAGCGAGTGCCCACAGTGGAGCGCTGACCGGATTTCCACCAGCGGAAACGACGCGACGCTCGATTGGCGCGAGGAAGGGATCGATTCTCGTTCTGGTGAATCGCGCCGTCGCGCCAAAGAGATTCAGACGGCGCGTGCGCACGAGCCAGTCCAGGATGCAGATCAGCGCGAATAAAACGGCAAGCGCGAGAATCACGACGCGCACGATCTCGAACGCAACGTTGACCGCGCCAAGCGCGGATCCCACTGGAGAGCCCTGATTCACCTGGGCGGTTTCAGCGGGAAAGCCGCGCGTATCACAGCAGTGAAACGCGCATGTTCAGGTTTTTCACAAGGAAGGCGAACTTGTCCGCGGCCTCCTCGATCAGTTTGTTGACGGGCTTGCCCGCGCCGTGGCCTGCTTTCGTCTCGATGCGAATCAGGATGGGTGCCGGTCCGGCCTGCGCATCCTGAAGGGCAGCCGCATACTTGAACGAATGCCCAGGTACCACACGGTCGTCATGGTCAGCAGCGGTGATCAGAACTGCGGGGTAACGAGTTCCGGGCTTGATGTTGTGAACGGGCGAATACGCGCGAAGGACTTCGAACTGCTTCGGCTCATCGGGAGAGCCATAGTCGGAGACCCACGCCCAGCCGATGGTGAACTTGTGGAACCGGAGCATATCCATCACTCCAGCCGCAGGGAGTGCCGCGCTGAACAGGTCCGGTCTCTGATTGAGAACCGCACCGACGAGAAGTCCACCGTTTGAGCCTCCGGAGATCGCGAGCTTCGGGGTCGACGTGTATTTCTCGCGAATCAGATACTCCGCGGCCGCGATGAAATCATCGAAGACATTCTGTTTCTTTGCGAGCATCCCGGCTTCATGCCATTCCTTGCCGTACTCGCCTCCTCCGCGAAGGTTTGCGACGGCGTAGATCCCGCCCATCTCAAGCCAGACGAGGTTGGCCGATGAAAACGTCGGAGTCTCAGCAATGTTGAATCCGCCGTATCCGTAGAGGATGGTCGGGTTGCTTCCGTCGAGCGCCGTACCCTTTTTCGCGGTGATGAACATCGGCACGCGCGTGCCATCCTTGCTCGTGTAGAAAACCTGCTTTGTCTCGAACCGCGAGAGATCAACCGGCAGCTTTGGAGTAGTGTACGGCTCACTGCGGCCTCGGTCCACGTCGACGCGGTACACTGCGCGAGGCGAGAGGTAGGACGTGAACTGGTAGAACATCTCATCGTCCTCGGGCTTCCCGGTGATTTGCGTGACCGTGCCGATGCCGGGGAGATCGAGCTCCCGGATGAACGGATATCCCACTCCGCCGCGTGCCATGTCGCGCCTCGTCGTATCGAGCCTTTCCGGCATGGGCGCGCGCGAAATCCCGCCGCGCGGGTCACCGGTGGGTGGGCGCCGAAGGTCGCGCAAGTCGCGATCGGTCGGCATTCCATAGAATCGCACGGACGAGCGCGCGTTCTGCAGGTACGACACGACGAGCCGGTTTCCGATAACCTTCGCGTCGGTCAGCGCATCCTTGCCCTCACCGATAACGGTGAGCCACCGGTTCGGCTGCGGGTTGTTGATGTCGATCGAGACTACGCGACCCTTTGGCGCCGTACGGTCCGTGCGAACGAGAAAGACGTCCCCCATGTTGCCAATGAACTGATACTCGGCCTCGAAGCGGTCGATGAAGCGGACAATCGGAACATTGAGGTTTGGCTTCTTTCCGTTGTCGCCCAGGAACAGATAGTAGAGCCGTGTGCGCTGGTCGGTGCCCTGGTAAACCGTGATGATCGCGAACTTCCCGTCCTCCGTAACCTGCGTATCGAACAACCAGTCCGGCTGGTCGCGCTGCTCGTAGACCAGCTCGTCGGACGTCTGCGGCTTGTTGATGCGATGGTAGTAGACCTTGTGTCCCTTGTTGACATTGGTGAGCGTGTTGCCGGTCTTTGGCTCGTCATACCGCTCGTAGAAGAATCCTTTATTGTCCCTTGTCCACGAGATGCCGGAGAACTTCACCCACTTGAGCTGCTCGGGCAGGTCACGCCGGGCCTCCACATTGCGGATACGAATCTCCTGCCAGTCGGATCCGCTTACAGTCGTGGCGTAGGCAACGAAGTTTCCGTCGGGGGAAGGCTCGCTCGCGTTCAGCGCTACCGTACCGTCGGCTGACAGAGTGTTCGGGTCGAGCAGCACGCGCCACGGGCCGTTGCCGTTCCTGACGAAGAGAACGGGCTGGTTCTGAAGCCCGGTATTCTGGAACTGAAAGTATCTGCCGCCCGATTTGTAGGGCGCGTCGAAGCGTGGATAGTTCCACATCTGCGTCAGCCGGTTGCGGATAGCGACACGCTCCGGGATGGCTCCGAGGTAGCCGAAGGTCACTGCATTCTGGGCCTGGACCCAGGCTTTTGTCTGCGGAGAATCCGGATCCTCGAGGCCACGGTAGTGATCGGCGACCTTCACGCCGTGGTAGTCGTCTACCTGGTTTGCCTTTATCGATATCGGATACTTGAGCGCCCCTGATGTGGTTTGCGCGCCCGCAAATATGGGGAACGTGAGCGCGAGCAGCGTCGCTCGCCTGACCGGACGAATACTTGTCACTGGCAGCTTGGGTTGGGTTAGGTCAATCTACGACTAATGAACCGAATGGTTCCAGATACGCTGTACAGCCCTGCGGACTGCGGGAAAAGTGCCGTTGGCCCCCTGGTGTGGCTGAGTCTTGCCGTCGCCATCGCCTGTTCTCCGCCTCCCGCCACGGGCGGTGGTGACTCGCCTGGCCGCGTCATTCGTGTGATGACGTACAACATTCAAGCCGGCGGAGGACAACTGGAAAATGTCGCGGAGGCAATCCGCGGCGTGACGCCGGACGTCGTTGCACTTCAGGAAGTCGATGTTCACTGGAGTGACCGAAGCGCCTTCGCGGATCAGGCCGCACAACTATCGAAGTCGTTGGGGATGCAAGCACGCTTCGCGCGGATCTATCGATTCGCCCCGGCAGACTCGGCCGGACCGCCGCGTGAATACGGTGTTGCCTTGCTCAGCAAATGCCCCATTCTGTCCTTTACCAACCATACGCTCACACGGTTGTCCACCCAGGAAGCGAATGCGGCGCCCGCTCCGATGCCCGGGTTTCTGGAGGCGAGCGTGAATCTCGGCGGAGCGACGGTTCGTGTATTCAACACGCACCTCGACTATCGCGCAGATCCGGCTATTCGGCAGCAGCAGGTCGCCGAGATGCTGGCGATTATCGGCGAGTCGCCCGGCCCAACGCTGCTCCTCGGCGACTTGAATGCGCAGCCGGAGGCACCGGAGCTCCAGCCTCTCTTCGGCAAGCTGAAAGATGTATGGTCTTCACGGGAGGAGCGCGGCTTTACGTATCCCGCAGCTCTCCCGGATCGCCGCATCGACTACATCCTTGCGTCGCCACATTTTCGCGCGCGATCGGTGCGTGTACCCGTCACTCAGGCGTCCGACCATCGCCCTGTCGTTGCAGACCTGATTCTGCCGGGAGACTCAGACGGACACAAAGGCTCCTGTGATGCCGACGGATAGAACGTCGGAGCTGAGCGCGAGCTATGACGAAG
This sequence is a window from Gemmatimonadaceae bacterium. Protein-coding genes within it:
- a CDS encoding DUF4230 domain-containing protein yields the protein MTVPPTTPPETPPVAPKSSLFPLAILAVGLLILLAAGYCTVKTVPRLIGFGGGGTTVTHDLVVDRMRTVAKLVSSETTVRDVVIYQNTRYGSTKRTLVVVTGRLLAGINLEANPSVRIDNDSKSIAMELPPAQLIGVEVLDLRTYDERAGLWNPFTPADRDSIQRQVRAQLTKAGNDSEILEHANRSAVEMLRTMLAQDGYRVEVNIRGKPKPTGVDR
- a CDS encoding endonuclease/exonuclease/phosphatase family protein; amino-acid sequence: MNRMVPDTLYSPADCGKSAVGPLVWLSLAVAIACSPPPATGGGDSPGRVIRVMTYNIQAGGGQLENVAEAIRGVTPDVVALQEVDVHWSDRSAFADQAAQLSKSLGMQARFARIYRFAPADSAGPPREYGVALLSKCPILSFTNHTLTRLSTQEANAAPAPMPGFLEASVNLGGATVRVFNTHLDYRADPAIRQQQVAEMLAIIGESPGPTLLLGDLNAQPEAPELQPLFGKLKDVWSSREERGFTYPAALPDRRIDYILASPHFRARSVRVPVTQASDHRPVVADLILPGDSDGHKGSCDADG
- a CDS encoding YggT family protein — translated: MGSALGAVNVAFEIVRVVILALAVLFALICILDWLVRTRRLNLFGATARFTRTRIDPFLAPIERRVVSAGGNPVSAPLWALAAVVIGGILVISLLDFIRAQMYGLTFAVRGGPREMFRLLVSWAFDFVRIALLVRVVSSWLPVSPHSKWIHWSYVVTEPILRPLRQVIPTLGMIDITPIIAYFLIGFIQAAVLGLI
- a CDS encoding protein phosphatase 2C domain-containing protein, translated to MTGSSEVSTEAARASEAGPDPGPRPLDNQLDVYGLTHPGKKRPNNEDHFLICALQKQMEVYHTSLPDTSHLGSNERMAFLAMVADGVGGAAAGEEASRLALEAVTRYVSGALHCYYTSDPHDDTSFMHELEEAALKVHNEIAATSASDRSLRGMATTLTLFLGIWPRGYMLQVGDSRAYTLKDGKLTQTTRDQTMAEELIDQGVFTRTDAAQTKWAHVLSSAIGGPQAAPVVRGFDQAWGQVGLMCSDGLTRHVSDDQIRDRLMSLTSSRQACETLLQDALDAGGADNITIIVARTIGGKQKE
- a CDS encoding prolyl oligopeptidase family serine peptidase: MTSIRPVRRATLLALTFPIFAGAQTTSGALKYPISIKANQVDDYHGVKVADHYRGLEDPDSPQTKAWVQAQNAVTFGYLGAIPERVAIRNRLTQMWNYPRFDAPYKSGGRYFQFQNTGLQNQPVLFVRNGNGPWRVLLDPNTLSADGTVALNASEPSPDGNFVAYATTVSGSDWQEIRIRNVEARRDLPEQLKWVKFSGISWTRDNKGFFYERYDEPKTGNTLTNVNKGHKVYYHRINKPQTSDELVYEQRDQPDWLFDTQVTEDGKFAIITVYQGTDQRTRLYYLFLGDNGKKPNLNVPIVRFIDRFEAEYQFIGNMGDVFLVRTDRTAPKGRVVSIDINNPQPNRWLTVIGEGKDALTDAKVIGNRLVVSYLQNARSSVRFYGMPTDRDLRDLRRPPTGDPRGGISRAPMPERLDTTRRDMARGGVGYPFIRELDLPGIGTVTQITGKPEDDEMFYQFTSYLSPRAVYRVDVDRGRSEPYTTPKLPVDLSRFETKQVFYTSKDGTRVPMFITAKKGTALDGSNPTILYGYGGFNIAETPTFSSANLVWLEMGGIYAVANLRGGGEYGKEWHEAGMLAKKQNVFDDFIAAAEYLIREKYTSTPKLAISGGSNGGLLVGAVLNQRPDLFSAALPAAGVMDMLRFHKFTIGWAWVSDYGSPDEPKQFEVLRAYSPVHNIKPGTRYPAVLITAADHDDRVVPGHSFKYAAALQDAQAGPAPILIRIETKAGHGAGKPVNKLIEEAADKFAFLVKNLNMRVSLL